TACTCGTGGACCACGGGGGTGATGCCCGCGTTGAGCAGGTCCGCCATGGTCTGGGCGACCTGCGGGCGTACGCCGGTGTGGCCGGACGCGACGGTCTTCAGGCGCAGGAACATCAGGGCGCGGACGACCTCGCGCTCGACGCGCGGGCCCATGCCCGCGGCGTGCGAGCGGACGATGTTGCGCTGGAGCTGGGCGCGCAGCTCCGTCCCGATGTGCCGCGTGGCGAGCGCCCCGAACCCGGTGGACACGCCGTACACCGGCTCGGGCTTGGCGGCGAGGGCGTCCACGGTCTCCCGGGCGCGGGCGAGGGCGTCGAGGGCCTCCGTGGAGAGCTCGACGCGGGCGTTGCCGCGGGCGACGGCGATGACGTCGGCGACGGTGGTACCGGACGTCCCCACCACGACAGTGTGCATATCCATATTCAGCAGCCTACGGACTGAATCGCAACGTGTCACTACCCCATCGCGCGACCACTCCTTACCCGAGAGTGACCACCGCGCCGCCCGTCGCGCCCCGATCGCGACCGCCCCTGAACGGCCCTGATCCACCCCGACTGGCCCTGACCGCTCCCAGGGCCCTGCCTGACCACCCCGGTCCGCCCCCGATCCCCACAGGACCGGTCCGATCCGCGCCGGCTGGCCCCCGCCTACCTCTCCGGCCCCCGCTCACCTCTCCGGCCACGCGTCGCGGAACCGGCGACGGTCGCGCGACGCGGTCGGCGGCGCGTCCGCCAGCCGTACGACCGCCCCGTCCCGCCCCGCCACGACCGGCTTCGGGGAGCGGGCCGCCTTCGCCCGGTACTGCGCGGCGTCCGCCAGCCGGAACAGCCGCCGCGCCGAGCGCACCGGCCCGATCGGATCGCCGGTGGACGCCACCCCGCAGGCGACGCCCTCCCCGAACTCCAGCTCCCCGGCCCGTACGCACAGCTCGTCGGCGACGGCGACCACCTCGTCCGCCTCCGGGCCGACCGACACGATGCAGAACTCGTCGCCGCCCAGCCGCGCCGCCAGCGCGCCCGGCAGCCGGGCCCCGGCGCACGACAGCACCGACCCGAACCGCTCCAGGAGCCGGTCGCCGACGGCGTGCCCGTGGGTGTCGTTGACGTCCTTGAGCCCGTTCAGGTCGCACACGACCAGGCTGACGACCGAGCCGTCGGTGAGGAAACGATCCACCGCCTCGTCCAGCCGCGTGTCGACGGCCCTGCGGTTGGCGAGCCCGGTCAGCGGGTCCGTGAAGGCGAGCTTGCGGACCTCCTCCAGCCGCTCGGTCTGCGCCAGCCCCGCCGCGACGACCGAGGCGAGGACGGTCGCGAAGTCCGCGTCGGCCCGGTCGAAGACGGGCGCCCCGACCGGGCGGGCGACGTACAGCTCGCCCCACGCCCGCCCGTGCAGCACGATCGGCGCGACCACACAGCACCCGCGCCCCCGCCGCCGCAGCGCGGCGACCCTCTGGTGCGAGTAGCCATGGGGCGTGACCGGGCCGCCGTCGGCGGTCTCCACCCACGCGTCGGGCTCGCCGCCGCCCGCCCACCGCTCGTGCAGGAACTCGGTGATCTCCGAGAACTGGTGCACCGGGTACGCCTCCGCGTCGGGGAACTCCTCCTCGCCCGGCGCCCGCTGTCCCGCGTTGACGAGGACCTTCAGCCGACCGAGGTCCCGCTCCCAGACCGAGAGCGCCGCGAACGTACCGTCGAGCGCCTGGCACGCGCCGAGCGCCGCGGCCCGCCAGCACTCGCGCGGAGTGTGCGCCGCCGCCATCCCCTGCGCGAGCGCCACCACGGCCCGCAGTCGGACATCCTCACCCATTCCCTTAGCTTAGGAAGGAATCGGTACTTTCAACCCACGAACGGGGCATTGTTACGCCGGGTGACCGCACGTGCGTACGGCGCCTACTCCCCCGGCCAGCGCGGCGCGCGCTTCTCGTTGAACGCCGCCACGCCCTCCCTGCGGTCCCCCGAGAACGCCACGGACCGCCACGCGCCGTCCTCGACCTCGAGCCCGGCCCGCAGGTCCAGGCCGTGGCCCAGGCGCATGGCCCGCTTGGCGGCGCGCAGGCCCACCGGCGAGTTCGCCGCGATCCGCCCGGCCAGCTCCAGGGCCGCGCCGCGCGCGTCGTCCTCGACCAGCTCGTCCACCAGGCCCAGTCCCGCCGCCTCGGCCGCGGGCACCCGGCGGGCGGTGAACACCAGCTCCGCCGCGCGCGCCGCCCCGACCCGGCGCGGCAGCAGCTGCGTACCGCCGCCGCCGGGGATGACGCCCACGGACACCTCGGGCAGCCCGACGACGGCCGTCGCGTCGGCCACGATCAGGTCGCAGGAAAGCGCCAGCTCGAAGCCGCCGCCCAGGGCGAAGCCGCGCACGGCCGCGATGGTCGGCATCGGCAGCTCCAGCACGCCCGTGTAGGCGGCGCGGGCGGCGGGGCGCTGGCGCATCAGGTCGGCGTCCGTGAAGGAGTTGCGCTCCTTCAGGTCGGCGCCCACGCAGAAGGCCCGGTCGCTGGAGGAGGTCAGCACGGTCACCCGGGCGTCGCGGTCGGCGGCCAGCGCGTCGCAGGCGGCCGCGATGGAGCGGGCCATCTCGGTGGACACCGCGTTCATGGCCTTGGGCCGGTCGAGGACCAGCTCCGCCACGTACCCGTGGCGGCGTACGGCGACGAACTCCCCGTACCGCTCATCGGACCGCTCCTGAGTCTGCTGCTCGGACATGACGCCCACCCTCCCGGTTAACGACCGTTCATTCGTCTACCCGGGGATCTTAGGCTCCCGCCGCGACAGCATCCAGGGCTCGATGACGCCGAGGCCGCGCACGGGCCGCTGCCACATCGGCTGGAGCGCGAAGCGGTACGAGGGCGGGGTCGCGCCCTCCTTCTCCGCGCGGGCCGCCTCCTCCGCCGCCTGCGCCTCCGACACGGGCGCCTCGCCCGTACGGGTCAGGTCCTCGGCGAAGGCCCCGTCCACGAGGACGGCGTTCTTGGGCGCTATCGAGGTGAGCCTGCTCGCCAGGTTCACCGTCGTACCGAACACGTCGCCCATCCGGGTGGTGACCGTGCCGAAGGCGATGCCGACGCGCAGCGCGGGCATCGTGGCGTCCTCCTTCAGCGTCTCGATGAGACGCAGCGAGATCTCCGCGGCCGTACCGGCGTCGTCGGCGGCGAACAGCACCTCGTCGCCCAGCGTCTTGATGAGCCGCCCGCCGTGCGCGGCGACCAGGTCGGCGCAGGTCGTCTCGAACGTCTCGACCAGCTCGCCGAGCTCCTCCTCCTCAAGGCGCCGGGTGAGCCGGGTGAAGCCGACGAGGTCCGCGAAGCCCACGGCGAGCCGCCGGTCCACCATCTCCTCGTCGTCCCCCGCCTGCACGACCCGCCCGGTCGCCGCCGCGAGCTGCCTGCGCCACACGTACACCAGGAACTCCTGGAGCTCCGGCAGCAGCAGCTCCACCAGCGGATACGTGACCTCGGTGCGGGTCATGCCGGGCTCGGGCGGCTCGGTCAGTCCCTCCAGGAACGAGTCGATCTGCCACTCCGCGAGCCGCGCCGTCGTCTGCCCCGTGGAACGCGCCACCTGCACGGCCATCGGCTCGCTCAGCAGCCCCGCCTCCACGAGACCGGCCAGGCGGCGCAGCGCCAGCACGTCCGCCTCGGTCAGCGCCTTGGCCTGCCCGATGTCGGGGAAGCCCATGGCCCGCCAGAAACGGGCGGCGAGGTCCATGGAGACACCGGCCGTGCGGGCCGCCTGGAAGGGGGTGTAGCGCCGCTCGGCGCCGAGGATCAGCTGCTCCAGACGGATGGCGAGGGGGTTGTCGGTCGGCTCCGCCGTGTGATCGACGACATGGTGGGGGGTGGGGTATTCCGGTTCGCCCGCGTTCTCGCCGTCGACGGTCACCGGCCGCCTCCTGCCCGATCCGTACGCACTGCCCTGCCTGCCGTTCTGTCGCCGACCCGCCGCATCGACCCCTTGCGACCAGCTCGGCGAACCCGGCCGGCGGATCGCCTCAACGATACGGCAGGTGTGCCCTGGCTCACGTCCCGGAGAGCCGGAGCGTTCAGTCCACCGGGCGCAGATGGACGATGTCGCCCGCGCCGACCGCCTCCCGCGCGCCGTCCGGGAGGGCCACGACGAGCCGCCCGTCCCCGTCGATGGCGGCGGCCCGCCCGGTGAGCGTCCGGTCGCCGGGCAGCTCGGCCCGAACGGTCCTGCCGAGCGTCGCGCAGCCCGCGGCGTACGCCTCCTGGAGCCCGGACGCGGCGGGGTCGCCCGCGGCGGCGGTCCAGCGGCCGTACCACTCGTCGACCGACCGCAGCACGGCCCGCAGCAGCGGGTCGCGGTCGGTGCACACGGCGTCGGCGAGGGCCAGCGACCCGGCCGTCGGCACGGGCAGCTCGTCGGCGCGCAGCGTGACGTTGAGGCCGACGCCGACGACGATGCCGTGGTCCCCGGCGCGCTCGGCGAGGATGCCGCCCGCCTTGCGCTCCTCGCCGCCGACCGTGACCAGCAGGTCGTTGGGCCACTTCAGCGCCGTGTCGACCCCGGCGGACCTGGCCAGCCCGGCCGCGACGGCGACACCGGTCAGCAGCGGCAGCCACGCCAGGCGCCGGGCGGGCACGTCCGGCTTGAGGAGCACCGAGAAGAACAGGCCCGACCGGGCGGGCGCGGACCAGGCGCGGTCCAGGCGGCCCCGCCCCGCGGTCTGCTCCTCGGCGACCAGGACGGCGCCCTCGGGGAGTTCGGCGGCGCGGGTGGCCAGGTCGGTGTTGGTGGAGCCGGTACGGGGCACGAGATCGAGGGACGTCCACAGCGAGCCCGGCCGCAGCAGCGCGCGGCGCAGCGCGGGGGCGGCCAGCGGCGGCCGTTCGAGGTCGCTCCAGCGGCTCGCCGGGCCGGTTCCTTGACCATGAGAGGGCGTCATGCAACCCAGCCTAGGTGTGGCAAACACCGCACTGCCGAACGGCATCGCCGCCGATACGCTACGGGCCAGTAGCCAACGAGCCCGTGACCACACCTGACCAGGCAGGGAGCCGCATCCCGATGTCCGAGCGTCAAGAGATCGACATTCACACGACCGCGGGGAAGCTCGCGGATCTGCAGCGCCGTATCGAGGAGGCGACGCACGCGGGTTCCGAGCGTGCCGTCGAGAAGCAGCACGCCAAGGGCAAGCTCACGGCCCGCGAGCGGATCGCCCTCCTCCTGGACGAGGACTCCTTCGTGGAACTGGACGAGTTCGCGAGGCACCGGTCCACCAACTTCGGCCTGGAGAAGAACCGTCCGTACGGCGACGGAGTCGTCACCGGCTACGGGACGGTGGACGGCCGCCCGGTGGCGGTGTTCTCGCAGGACTTCACCGTCTTCGGCGGGGCGCTGGGCGAGACGTTCGGCCAGAAGATCATCAAGGTGATGGACTTCGCGCTGAAGACCGGCTGCCCGGTCATCGGCATCAACGACTCCGGCGGCGCCCGCATCCAGGAGGGCGTGAGCGCGCTCGGCATGTACGGCGAGATCTTCCGCCGCAACACCCACGCGTCCGGAGTGATCCCGCAGATCAGCCTGGTCGTCGGCCCCTGCGCGGGCGGCGCCGTGTACTCCCCGGCGATCACCGACTTCACGGTGATGGTGGACCGGACGTCCCACATGTTCATCACGGGCCCCGACGTCATCAAGACGGTGACCGGCGAGGACGTCGGTTTCGAGGAGCTGGGCGGCGCCCGCACCCACAACACGACGTCGGGCGTGGCGCACCACATGGCGGCGGACGAGAAGGACGCCGTCGAGTACGTGAAGTCGCTGCTGTCGTACCTGCCGTCCAACAACCTGTCGGAGCCGCCGTCGTTCCCGGAGGAGGCGGACCTCGCCCTCACGGACGAGGACCGTGAGCTGGACACGCTGGTCCCGGACTCCGCGAACCAGCCGTACGACATCCACACGGTCATCGAGCACGTCCTGGACGACGGCGAGTTCCTGGAGACCCAGGGCATGTTCGCGCCGAACATCGTCACCGGTTTCGGCCGTGTCGAGGGCTTCCCTGTGGGCATCGTCGCCAACCAGCCGATGCAGTTCGCGGGCTGCCTCGACATCAACGCGAGCGAGAAGGCGGCGCGGTTCGTGCGCACCTGCGACGCGTTCAACATCCCGGTCCTGACCTTCGTGGACGTGCCGGGCTTCCTGCCCGGCGTGGACCAGGAGTACGGCGGGATCATCCGGCGCGGCGCGAAGCTGATCTACGCGTACGCGGAGGCGACCGTCCCGCTCATCACGGTCATCACGCGCAAGGCGTTCGGCGGCGCGTACGACGTGATGGGCTCCAAGCACCTGGGCGCCGACCTGAACCTGGCGTGGCCGACCGCGCAGATCGCCGTCATGGGCGCGCAGGGCGCGGTGAACATCCTGCACCGCCGCGCCATCGCGGCGGCCCCCGACGACGAGCGCGAGGCGCTGCGGGCCCAGCTGATCCAGGATTACGAGGACACGCTGCTCAACCCGTACACGGCGGCGGAGCGCGGCTACATCGACGCGGTGATCATGCCGTCCGAGACTCGGGCGCAGATCGTGCGCGGGCTGCGTCAGCTGCGGACCAAGCGGGAAAACCTGCCCCCGAAGAAGCACGGCAACATCCCCCTGTAAGGAGCCTCGATGATCAAGGTCGTACGGGGCAACCCGACCCCCGAGGAGCTGGCCGCCGCACTGGCGGTGGTCCGGGCGCGCGCCGCGGCGACGGCGGCGGCCGGAACCACGAGCGCGCACCCCCGCACCCCGGAGGCCTGGTCGGCGCCCACGCGCATCACCCGGGGCCTGCCCCCGTCCCCGGGCCCGCGCTCCTGGACGCGGAGCTACTGGCCGGCGTAGTCCCGTCCGCGCGTCCCGCCTGAGTACGCGTACTCAGGCGGGACGCGCCCGGGGTCCGCAGGATCGAAGGATGCTGTGGTCCGACCCCGAGAACGAACCGCCCGAGGAGATGCGGGCCATGCAGGCCATGCTCCGCCGGGCCGGCACGCTGCTGGCCCTGGCCATGCTGGTGGCCACCCTCTCCACCGCCCTCCGCTGACCCCCCGCACCACCCGCGGCCACGCCCCCTGAGGGCCCCGCCCCGGCAACCCGGCCCCGTCCCTGGCGCCCCGCGCTCCCGACGGCCCCTGCCTCGCCGGCGGCCGCACCCCCTGGCGGGCTCC
This genomic window from Streptomyces thermolilacinus SPC6 contains:
- the mmpB gene encoding morphogenic membrane protein MmpB; its protein translation is MLWSDPENEPPEEMRAMQAMLRRAGTLLALAMLVATLSTALR
- a CDS encoding acyl-CoA carboxylase subunit beta, which encodes MSERQEIDIHTTAGKLADLQRRIEEATHAGSERAVEKQHAKGKLTARERIALLLDEDSFVELDEFARHRSTNFGLEKNRPYGDGVVTGYGTVDGRPVAVFSQDFTVFGGALGETFGQKIIKVMDFALKTGCPVIGINDSGGARIQEGVSALGMYGEIFRRNTHASGVIPQISLVVGPCAGGAVYSPAITDFTVMVDRTSHMFITGPDVIKTVTGEDVGFEELGGARTHNTTSGVAHHMAADEKDAVEYVKSLLSYLPSNNLSEPPSFPEEADLALTDEDRELDTLVPDSANQPYDIHTVIEHVLDDGEFLETQGMFAPNIVTGFGRVEGFPVGIVANQPMQFAGCLDINASEKAARFVRTCDAFNIPVLTFVDVPGFLPGVDQEYGGIIRRGAKLIYAYAEATVPLITVITRKAFGGAYDVMGSKHLGADLNLAWPTAQIAVMGAQGAVNILHRRAIAAAPDDEREALRAQLIQDYEDTLLNPYTAAERGYIDAVIMPSETRAQIVRGLRQLRTKRENLPPKKHGNIPL
- a CDS encoding adenylate/guanylate cyclase domain-containing protein encodes the protein MTVDGENAGEPEYPTPHHVVDHTAEPTDNPLAIRLEQLILGAERRYTPFQAARTAGVSMDLAARFWRAMGFPDIGQAKALTEADVLALRRLAGLVEAGLLSEPMAVQVARSTGQTTARLAEWQIDSFLEGLTEPPEPGMTRTEVTYPLVELLLPELQEFLVYVWRRQLAAATGRVVQAGDDEEMVDRRLAVGFADLVGFTRLTRRLEEEELGELVETFETTCADLVAAHGGRLIKTLGDEVLFAADDAGTAAEISLRLIETLKEDATMPALRVGIAFGTVTTRMGDVFGTTVNLASRLTSIAPKNAVLVDGAFAEDLTRTGEAPVSEAQAAEEAARAEKEGATPPSYRFALQPMWQRPVRGLGVIEPWMLSRREPKIPG
- a CDS encoding acyl-CoA carboxylase epsilon subunit; protein product: MIKVVRGNPTPEELAAALAVVRARAAATAAAGTTSAHPRTPEAWSAPTRITRGLPPSPGPRSWTRSYWPA
- a CDS encoding enoyl-CoA hydratase/isomerase family protein: MSEQQTQERSDERYGEFVAVRRHGYVAELVLDRPKAMNAVSTEMARSIAAACDALAADRDARVTVLTSSSDRAFCVGADLKERNSFTDADLMRQRPAARAAYTGVLELPMPTIAAVRGFALGGGFELALSCDLIVADATAVVGLPEVSVGVIPGGGGTQLLPRRVGAARAAELVFTARRVPAAEAAGLGLVDELVEDDARGAALELAGRIAANSPVGLRAAKRAMRLGHGLDLRAGLEVEDGAWRSVAFSGDRREGVAAFNEKRAPRWPGE
- a CDS encoding biotin--[acetyl-CoA-carboxylase] ligase; translated protein: MTPSHGQGTGPASRWSDLERPPLAAPALRRALLRPGSLWTSLDLVPRTGSTNTDLATRAAELPEGAVLVAEEQTAGRGRLDRAWSAPARSGLFFSVLLKPDVPARRLAWLPLLTGVAVAAGLARSAGVDTALKWPNDLLVTVGGEERKAGGILAERAGDHGIVVGVGLNVTLRADELPVPTAGSLALADAVCTDRDPLLRAVLRSVDEWYGRWTAAAGDPAASGLQEAYAAGCATLGRTVRAELPGDRTLTGRAAAIDGDGRLVVALPDGAREAVGAGDIVHLRPVD
- a CDS encoding GGDEF domain-containing protein encodes the protein MGEDVRLRAVVALAQGMAAAHTPRECWRAAALGACQALDGTFAALSVWERDLGRLKVLVNAGQRAPGEEEFPDAEAYPVHQFSEITEFLHERWAGGGEPDAWVETADGGPVTPHGYSHQRVAALRRRGRGCCVVAPIVLHGRAWGELYVARPVGAPVFDRADADFATVLASVVAAGLAQTERLEEVRKLAFTDPLTGLANRRAVDTRLDEAVDRFLTDGSVVSLVVCDLNGLKDVNDTHGHAVGDRLLERFGSVLSCAGARLPGALAARLGGDEFCIVSVGPEADEVVAVADELCVRAGELEFGEGVACGVASTGDPIGPVRSARRLFRLADAAQYRAKAARSPKPVVAGRDGAVVRLADAPPTASRDRRRFRDAWPER